In Drosophila ananassae strain 14024-0371.13 chromosome 3R, ASM1763931v2, whole genome shotgun sequence, the DNA window CCCATTAATCCTCAAGCGGAGCTTTTCCAGCCTCGACTTCCTTTGAAAATACTCATTCACGGTTTTATAGGAAACAGGAACTTGACACCCAACCTCGAGGTTCGGGACGTTCTTCTCCAGACCCAGCCAGTGAATGTGATCTCAGTGGATTATGGGACATTGGTGCGATGGCCCTGCTACTTTCCATGGTCTGTGTCAAATGCCCCCATTGTCTCAGAGTGCCTGGCCCAGATGATAAACAACTTGGTCTCTGCTGGCATTTACAGACGGCAGGACATCCATTTAATTGGCTTCAGTTTGGGTGCCCAGGTCGCCGGCATGGTGGCCAATTATGTCACAGAGCCATTGGCCAGGATAACTGGCTTAGATCCTGCAGGACCTGGTTTCATGACACAGTCTTCGTTACAGCAAAAGTTGGATCGCAGCGATGCTGATTTTGTGGACATTATCCATACCGATCCCTTCTTTTTCTCCATGCTTCCGCCCATGGGTCATGCGGACTTTTACCCTAATCTCGACCAGCTTAACCAGCGCGGATGCAGTTACATCAGCAACTGGCGGTTCTTCAACTGCAATCACTACAGGGCAGCCGTATATTATGCGGAATCTATTACCTCGGACCGCGGATTCTGGGCCCAACAATGTGGTGGTTGGCTGGATTTCTTTTCTCAGCGCTGTAATCACTATTCCAACATGCCCAACACCCAAATGGGATACTTTGTTTCCGGGGAGTGAGTAATATTATTGTCCATTTTTGAATAtctattataaatatttctttctcCACTTTAGTGCTTCGGGTTCCTACTTTCTTTCAACTCATGAAGTGTCTCCCTTTGCCAAAGGACCTCTTGTAGATATCACAGTGGAAGTTGCCGAAAAATGAACGACTTCAATTCTGATTACCTCTATTTGAGCTGAAGAGCCTTACTCTATTCTTCAGTTTTTGATATTACAGTTTTTTATGCATAGATACAAAGTTTTCAatattatgtttttattactgctaat includes these proteins:
- the LOC6497227 gene encoding inactive pancreatic lipase-related protein 1; this encodes MSNYRVVCSILIVILILHSSGCSRGEQELRGWLPEFCIFGEHQCPNSRVSFWLYTNQTRDNPVQLDPINPQAELFQPRLPLKILIHGFIGNRNLTPNLEVRDVLLQTQPVNVISVDYGTLVRWPCYFPWSVSNAPIVSECLAQMINNLVSAGIYRRQDIHLIGFSLGAQVAGMVANYVTEPLARITGLDPAGPGFMTQSSLQQKLDRSDADFVDIIHTDPFFFSMLPPMGHADFYPNLDQLNQRGCSYISNWRFFNCNHYRAAVYYAESITSDRGFWAQQCGGWLDFFSQRCNHYSNMPNTQMGYFVSGDASGSYFLSTHEVSPFAKGPLVDITVEVAEK